A window of the Haloarcula litorea genome harbors these coding sequences:
- a CDS encoding cupin domain-containing protein produces the protein MHEVSQAGSETVEAVDGVHLTALAAGEAMSVQHFHIEPGAEVPEHSHHHEQVGYVVRGTFTFAVDGEEFVVGPGDSYAIPGGEPHRAENRTEEPVSGIDVFSPPRTDPDWAD, from the coding sequence ATGCACGAGGTGTCACAGGCCGGCAGCGAGACGGTCGAGGCCGTCGACGGCGTCCACCTGACGGCGCTGGCCGCCGGCGAGGCGATGAGCGTCCAGCACTTCCACATCGAGCCCGGGGCCGAGGTGCCCGAACACAGCCACCACCACGAGCAGGTCGGTTACGTCGTCCGCGGGACGTTCACCTTCGCGGTCGACGGCGAGGAGTTCGTCGTCGGCCCGGGCGACTCCTACGCGATCCCCGGCGGCGAGCCACACCGCGCCGAGAACCGGACCGAGGAGCCGGTCAGCGGCATCGACGTGTTCAGCCCGCCCCGGACCGACCCGGACTGGGCCGACTGA